In Arthrobacter sp. SLBN-112, a genomic segment contains:
- a CDS encoding TetR family transcriptional regulator → MPDRRTELMDAALGVVADKGMKGLTHRAVDAAAGLPEGTTSNYFRSRATLVDAVLGRLLQLDSGLLQGAGPAGPPSGIPELAGQLAAVVLALARQHAGLTRARMALSLDRPEAVTAGHYLLLAGLEQALDGLGVADPAARARDVADYADGLLLHLLTVRRDQQPDPAATAAAIRRLLAP, encoded by the coding sequence ATGCCTGACCGCCGCACGGAACTGATGGACGCCGCCCTCGGGGTGGTGGCGGACAAGGGAATGAAAGGCCTCACGCACCGTGCCGTGGACGCTGCGGCCGGCCTGCCGGAGGGCACCACGTCCAATTACTTCCGGAGCCGCGCGACCCTCGTCGACGCGGTACTGGGCCGCCTGCTGCAGCTTGATTCCGGGCTGCTCCAGGGCGCCGGCCCGGCCGGACCGCCGTCGGGCATCCCGGAACTGGCCGGCCAATTGGCCGCCGTGGTGCTCGCCCTGGCCCGGCAGCACGCGGGCCTCACCCGGGCGCGGATGGCCCTGTCTCTGGACCGCCCGGAGGCAGTGACCGCCGGCCACTACCTCCTGCTGGCCGGCCTGGAGCAGGCCCTGGATGGTTTGGGGGTGGCGGACCCGGCGGCGCGGGCCCGGGACGTGGCTGACTACGCTGACGGCCTGTTGTTGCACCTGCTCACCGTTCGGCGGGACCAGCAGCCGGACCCGGCCGCAACCGCAGCGGCGATCCGACGCCTGCTCGCCCCGTGA
- a CDS encoding FAD-dependent monooxygenase, whose amino-acid sequence MEAISIVGGGIAGLALAACLDPSRFEVSIYEKRPELPTVGTVLAMWPNAQRALARVGVLAGARTVSPVLGSGSIRNAAGKPWITVRGGELFGISRVDLLRLLDGAVPGTVRRVAAHVRELPGGAGLLVGADGVHSVVRREVWGTATDARLTSALAVRGTIPSPVHADEVGEYWGRGDLFGIAAAPGGTNWYGSWRSELGPAGIAVEEALAQARRRFASHAPAIREVLATASPELSLAQRIWTTPPLRSYVRGGAVLVGDAAHAMTPNLGRGACESLVDAVVLADLLNSLPREKALAAYNRQRRLRTRALSLGSAAMMKVALAEGAQPLRDRLLNLAPLLSPAAASPSGGG is encoded by the coding sequence ATGGAAGCAATCTCCATCGTCGGCGGCGGCATCGCGGGCCTGGCCTTGGCGGCCTGCCTGGACCCGTCCCGTTTCGAGGTGTCGATCTACGAGAAGCGCCCCGAACTGCCCACTGTGGGCACCGTGCTGGCCATGTGGCCCAATGCGCAGCGTGCACTGGCGCGGGTGGGTGTCCTGGCCGGTGCGCGTACTGTGAGCCCCGTGCTGGGGAGCGGGTCCATCCGCAATGCCGCCGGTAAGCCCTGGATCACCGTCCGCGGCGGGGAGTTGTTCGGGATTTCCCGGGTGGACCTGTTGCGGCTGTTGGACGGGGCCGTGCCCGGAACCGTCCGGAGGGTGGCCGCCCATGTACGGGAATTGCCCGGAGGTGCCGGGCTGCTGGTGGGGGCCGACGGCGTGCACAGCGTTGTCCGCCGCGAGGTTTGGGGGACTGCAACGGATGCCAGGCTGACCTCTGCCCTCGCCGTCCGCGGCACCATCCCTTCCCCGGTCCACGCCGACGAGGTTGGGGAGTATTGGGGGCGGGGAGACCTGTTCGGCATTGCGGCCGCCCCTGGCGGAACCAACTGGTACGGGAGCTGGCGATCGGAGCTTGGCCCTGCCGGGATAGCCGTGGAAGAGGCGCTGGCGCAGGCGCGCCGGCGTTTCGCGAGTCACGCTCCCGCCATCCGGGAGGTACTCGCAACTGCCAGTCCGGAGCTTTCCCTGGCCCAGCGGATCTGGACTACTCCCCCACTGCGGTCCTATGTCCGCGGTGGGGCGGTACTCGTGGGGGACGCGGCCCATGCCATGACGCCCAACCTCGGCCGCGGTGCCTGCGAATCGCTGGTGGACGCCGTGGTCCTGGCCGACCTGCTGAACAGCCTTCCCCGGGAAAAAGCGCTCGCCGCCTACAACCGGCAGCGCCGGCTGCGGACCCGCGCCCTCAGCTTGGGATCCGCGGCGATGATGAAGGTGGCGTTGGCGGAGGGTGCCCAGCCCCTCCGTGACCGCCTGCTCAACCTCGCCCCGCTGCTCAGTCCTGCTGCAGCGTCTCCGTCAGGTGGTGGGTAG
- a CDS encoding hotdog domain-containing protein produces the protein METADITFRTRKWVRPEDLNANGTLFGGSLLKWIDEEAAIYAILQLGNGRAVTKYISEINFVSSAVQGDLIEMGLTATRFGRTSLTMRAEVRNMITRQSILTIEEIVFVNLDAAGKPEPHGYTEITYDRDRIPTHHLTETLQQD, from the coding sequence ATGGAAACAGCAGACATCACGTTCCGCACCCGCAAGTGGGTCAGGCCGGAGGACCTCAACGCCAACGGAACGCTGTTTGGCGGGAGCCTGCTGAAGTGGATCGACGAAGAAGCCGCGATCTACGCAATCCTCCAGCTGGGAAACGGCCGCGCTGTCACCAAGTACATCTCCGAGATCAACTTCGTCAGCTCGGCGGTGCAGGGAGACCTCATCGAAATGGGCCTGACGGCCACCCGTTTCGGCCGGACTTCGCTGACCATGCGGGCCGAGGTCCGCAACATGATTACCAGGCAAAGCATCCTCACCATCGAGGAAATCGTCTTCGTAAACCTGGACGCCGCCGGCAAGCCGGAACCGCACGGTTACACCGAGATCACTTACGACCGGGACCGGATCCCTACCCACCACCTGACGGAGACGCTGCAGCAGGACTGA
- a CDS encoding GNAT family N-acetyltransferase has product MQTNPRLNIRQVSWSNPVGADLRRAQQAELDARFGRPDHEPGPPPSGADCAVFLVAYDKGSGQPVGCGGLRLLDGATAEIKRLYVLPYTRGSGVASSILAALEAEAFSQGITRIKAEAGSAQPDGRNFYENSGFDAIPNFGPYIGVQHSYCYAKSINARSAAHTAMA; this is encoded by the coding sequence ATGCAGACAAACCCCAGGCTGAACATCCGGCAGGTCTCCTGGTCCAACCCTGTGGGCGCCGATCTTCGCCGCGCCCAGCAGGCCGAACTCGACGCCCGCTTTGGCCGGCCGGACCACGAACCCGGCCCGCCACCGTCGGGCGCCGACTGCGCTGTCTTCCTGGTGGCGTACGACAAGGGCTCGGGCCAGCCCGTGGGCTGCGGGGGGCTGCGCCTGCTGGACGGGGCAACGGCGGAGATCAAGCGGCTCTACGTCCTGCCTTATACGCGGGGTTCAGGCGTGGCCAGCTCCATCCTGGCAGCCCTTGAAGCAGAGGCCTTCAGTCAGGGCATCACCCGCATCAAGGCGGAAGCCGGATCCGCCCAGCCCGACGGCAGGAACTTCTACGAGAATTCCGGCTTTGATGCGATCCCGAATTTTGGGCCGTACATCGGGGTGCAACACTCGTACTGCTACGCCAAGAGCATCAATGCGCGCAGCGCCGCCCATACGGCCATGGCATAG
- a CDS encoding MarR family transcriptional regulator, whose product MVSTGNEGSGYWYGPDGQLDNSAAVLKSLRDYRSAETEIRRTTRDSMGMGETDILALRYLLREQASGKKVVPKDLSQFLNITSASTTSLIDRLVASGHVRREPHPTDRRSVVVIATGESDKEVRETLGAMHRRMMSVTESLTAEEARIVVDFLQRMTQALASHDGEEKKIS is encoded by the coding sequence ATGGTTTCTACGGGCAACGAGGGCTCTGGCTACTGGTATGGACCCGATGGGCAGCTGGACAACAGCGCAGCGGTGTTGAAGTCGCTCCGGGACTACCGGTCGGCCGAGACGGAAATCCGCCGCACCACCAGGGACTCCATGGGTATGGGCGAAACGGACATCCTCGCCTTGCGGTACCTGCTGCGGGAGCAGGCATCCGGCAAAAAAGTGGTTCCCAAGGACCTTAGCCAGTTCCTCAACATCACCAGCGCCTCCACCACGTCATTGATTGACCGACTGGTCGCCAGCGGCCACGTCCGGCGTGAACCCCACCCCACTGACCGGCGCTCCGTGGTGGTCATCGCCACTGGAGAGTCGGACAAAGAAGTCCGCGAAACGCTGGGGGCAATGCATCGGCGGATGATGTCCGTCACGGAAAGCCTTACTGCCGAGGAAGCCCGCATTGTGGTTGATTTCCTGCAGCGGATGACACAAGCCCTCGCTTCGCACGACGGGGAAGAGAAAAAGATTAGCTAG
- a CDS encoding serine/threonine-protein kinase, with product MTAVGTVMPAAVLQPVGPAEGVVLAGRYRLGERLGRGSAAEVFRAVDLAGGPDAAVKIATADHRKHQQRIHNEAAVLAGLDHPSIVRFIAGGVMPAGGPSAGHAFLIEELALGASLAEAIRMQGPRPADVAVWARGLFGALAHLHSRGLVHRDIKPANLMLSGLRRSPVRIIDFGITAAAGSAPDPGISSGTVHYMSPEQASGQVTDPSWDVYAMGLVLLELLTGTKAFPGTAIESLVARTLRPPKIPDHLGDWGVLLRALTAMDAAERPTAADAAAMAARLVPAVPRDSQGGPCRTRRIFPGRRHRQQL from the coding sequence ATGACCGCCGTCGGGACGGTGATGCCCGCGGCAGTTCTGCAGCCTGTAGGTCCTGCCGAAGGCGTGGTGCTGGCCGGCCGATACCGGCTTGGAGAGCGGCTCGGCCGCGGATCTGCCGCCGAAGTTTTCCGTGCCGTCGACCTGGCAGGCGGCCCCGATGCCGCCGTTAAGATCGCCACGGCTGACCACAGGAAACACCAACAGCGGATCCACAACGAAGCAGCAGTCCTGGCAGGGCTGGACCACCCCTCCATCGTGAGGTTTATCGCCGGCGGCGTCATGCCTGCCGGTGGCCCCTCCGCCGGGCATGCCTTCCTGATCGAAGAACTGGCTCTCGGGGCAAGCCTCGCGGAAGCCATCCGCATGCAGGGCCCGCGGCCGGCGGACGTAGCCGTGTGGGCGCGTGGCCTCTTCGGCGCGCTGGCGCACCTTCATTCCAGGGGCCTGGTGCACCGTGACATCAAACCGGCCAACCTGATGCTGAGCGGCCTGCGGCGAAGCCCGGTCCGCATCATCGACTTTGGAATCACTGCGGCTGCGGGGTCTGCCCCCGATCCGGGGATCTCCTCGGGCACAGTGCATTACATGAGTCCGGAGCAGGCATCCGGCCAGGTGACGGACCCGTCGTGGGACGTCTACGCCATGGGATTGGTCCTGCTGGAGCTCCTCACCGGAACCAAGGCGTTTCCGGGGACGGCCATCGAGTCACTCGTGGCCCGGACCCTGCGGCCCCCGAAGATCCCTGACCACCTGGGCGACTGGGGAGTCCTGTTGCGCGCGCTGACCGCGATGGACGCCGCGGAAAGGCCGACGGCGGCGGACGCCGCCGCGATGGCGGCGCGGCTTGTGCCCGCGGTCCCGCGGGACAGCCAGGGCGGCCCGTGCAGGACGCGGCGGATCTTCCCTGGCCGCCGGCACCGGCAGCAGCTTTAG